AGACAACAGAAACGCAATGACGGCGGCAAGCGAGCGCGGGGTTACCCAGCGCGCGGTGTCGGCATCGGGCATATCGGACCGGTTGGCAGGCGTATCCAGAATGCTGGGACAGACAGCGTTCACACGCACACCTCGGTCCTTGAGTTCCTCTGCAAGCGCTTCGGTCAGCCGTGCGACGCCGGCCTTGGACGCCGCATACGCGCCCATTCCCATCCCTGCCTTCTGCGCAGCCAACGCCCCCACGTTGACGATGCCCGATCCATCGGCCGCCAACAAACGTGGCAACGCCTCCCGGCACGCCACCACGGTACTGCGCAGGTTCATCGCATAGAGCGCATCCCACGACTCCAGGGCTCCACTCTCCAACGTTTCCCACCGGAAGCCTCCGGCGGCATTCACCAGGCCGTCGAAGCCCTGGAGCCGCTCGCTTGCCTGCTGGAATGCGGACCGTGTGGCATTCGGATCGGTCAGATCAATGCCGCCGATAACTGCAGTGA
This DNA window, taken from Comamonas testosteroni TK102, encodes the following:
- a CDS encoding SDR family oxidoreductase: MSEHSLANRHIVVTGGLGVLGRAVGAVLVEHGARVVLLDRAAAQDVPGITAVIGGIDLTDPNATRSAFQQASERLQGFDGLVNAAGGFRWETLESGALESWDALYAMNLRSTVVACREALPRLLAADGSGIVNVGALAAQKAGMGMGAYAASKAGVARLTEALAEELKDRGVRVNAVCPSILDTPANRSDMPDADTARWVTPRSLAAVIAFLLSNDARAVTGACIPVAGRV